Proteins encoded within one genomic window of Carboxydocella sporoproducens DSM 16521:
- a CDS encoding CoB--CoM heterodisulfide reductase iron-sulfur subunit B family protein codes for MVYGYFPGCSLHSTAQLYEDTARKALALLGIEVREVPDWNCCGATPGHAWLPPVGEALAQRNLKQARKAGLGEVLVPCAACYNVLARQAGPDLKIRHLLELMTEAGLLQEIEKRARGQLSGRKIAPYYGCLLVRPAEIAFDDPEQPRRLDQLLLALGAEPVLWSYKTACCGGSMAVPHGQVVSELVKKIVEAARQAGAAEIVTACPLCYANLAWRQGGSKKLPVRYFTELIVAALGVSR; via the coding sequence ATGGTTTACGGATATTTTCCCGGTTGTTCCCTGCATTCCACAGCCCAGCTTTATGAAGATACTGCCCGCAAGGCCCTGGCTCTGCTGGGGATTGAGGTCAGGGAAGTACCGGACTGGAATTGCTGTGGAGCAACCCCGGGCCATGCCTGGTTGCCACCGGTAGGGGAGGCCCTGGCTCAGCGCAATTTAAAGCAGGCTCGCAAGGCGGGGCTGGGAGAAGTGCTGGTCCCTTGTGCTGCCTGTTACAACGTGCTGGCCCGTCAGGCCGGACCGGACCTGAAAATCCGGCATCTGCTGGAACTGATGACTGAAGCCGGGCTTTTACAGGAAATAGAGAAACGGGCCCGGGGACAGCTATCCGGGCGCAAAATTGCGCCTTATTATGGTTGCCTGTTAGTACGACCAGCGGAAATCGCCTTTGATGATCCTGAACAGCCCCGGCGGCTTGATCAGCTGTTGCTGGCTTTGGGAGCAGAACCTGTGCTCTGGTCCTACAAAACCGCTTGTTGTGGGGGCAGCATGGCCGTGCCCCATGGCCAGGTTGTTTCCGAACTGGTTAAAAAGATTGTGGAGGCTGCGCGACAGGCCGGAGCTGCGGAAATAGTTACTGCCTGTCCCCTCTGTTATGCCAATCTGGCCTGGCGGCAAGGGGGCAGCAAAAAGCTGCCGGTTCGCTATTTTACAGAATTGATTGTGGCAGCACTGGGGGTGAGCAGATGA
- a CDS encoding FAD-dependent oxidoreductase: MKPEQVIGAALVVGGGPAGMTAALDLAESGHLVHLVTIGPSLGGTMAQLDKTFPTNDCAMCLLGPKMTDTLNHPNIRLSTCTDLLELKGEPGQFTARLRVRPRYVKEEECTACGECEQVCPVELPAEFNQGLNRRKAVHKAFPQAVPNKYLISKRGTSPCRLACPAGINVHAYVALAAQGRWREAWDIIREAIPFPIICGTVCHHPCEQVCQRGQVEEPVAISRIKRFIGVKVLEELRDEDIRPAIRRQERVAVVGSGPAGLSCAYHLARRGYQVTVFEALPVAGGMMQVGIPEYRLPKALVQKEIELVQRMGVEIRVNSPIGGERTITSLLEKEGFQAVFLGIGAHEPQTLGLPGEELDGIYHGVSFLRQVALGERPALGRKVAVIGGGNTAMDAARTALRLGAEEVTVIYRRTEEEMTALPEEVVEAREEGVEFRFLTSPLAFLGQERVQAIKIQKNQLGPPGPDGRRQPRGIPGSEEELAVDAVIIAVSQAPEKSFLGEHPGLKTRGRLIEVDPVTLATSLPGVFAGGDAVTGPKTLVEACAAGREAAESIDRYLNGLDLYQGRERRFLPEARWTPEELARVQRQRRVAASKLHPLERRQTFAEVVQQYSEELAGQEAARCLNCGGCCECRLCESACKKQAIAHDQQAEEREIAIGAVLLAPGFSLFDARRYGELGYGIYPDVVTSLEFERILSSTGPSQGHLVRPSDGQTPRKIAFIQCVGSRDACRGNSWCSSICCMYSVKEAIIAREHDPEIEPTIFYLDLRAYGKNFDRYVQSAREQGVRFIRSMVAGVKYDPVRKKLLVQFSREGQAAEEEFDLVVLAVGVEPPAGAKELARAAGIELNQYGFAWTPPEDPVATSRSGVFVAGAFQGPRDIPETVANASAAAARIAALLAPGRHTLVQPKTYPPERDVSQEEARIGVFICRCGINIAAVINVPRVVEAAARLPGVVWAEEFLYSCSQDSLKQIINRIHEHQLNRIVVASCTIRTHQPLFREALKEAGLNQFLFEMANIRDQCSWVHRLEPEAATAKAIDLVKMAVAKVALHRPLQLHPVPVVNQALIIGGGPAGMAAAYNLAEMGFPVHLVEKKEELGGLAGYPGDESVIADLRQRVQSHALISIYTRSHLTEIGGHQGHFRSRIETPAGPVVVEHGAVVVATGLEEAEPDPDLTANLGEGWLSLRQVTQLLEKEPDWQPAFERISIVLCASQPLGPVSFCSRTCCLQGLRLARKLKSRWPRLQVHIHFREMRSYGFLEEEYRQARQEKIRFFRYEENWPRLNLRQEGVVLATGARPPADLGQLASLLKVHRNEQGLLVETHAKLGPLDFPSAGFYLAGAAHAPKLLAEAIAQGAGAAARAATILSRRHLLAGGVVAFMARPEQCAACLTCVRVCPYGVPHINADMVAEINPVQCHGCGTCVGECPGQALELAHYHQDYLAAKVRALAYTSKGGR; the protein is encoded by the coding sequence ATGAAACCGGAACAAGTGATAGGAGCAGCTCTGGTGGTAGGGGGCGGACCAGCGGGGATGACTGCCGCCCTGGATTTGGCGGAAAGCGGGCATTTGGTTCATCTGGTCACCATCGGCCCCAGTCTGGGGGGAACCATGGCCCAGCTGGATAAAACTTTTCCCACCAATGATTGCGCGATGTGTTTGTTAGGTCCCAAAATGACTGATACTCTGAATCATCCCAATATTCGCCTCTCTACCTGCACCGATTTACTGGAGTTAAAGGGAGAGCCAGGTCAGTTCACAGCCCGGCTGAGGGTGCGGCCCCGCTATGTAAAAGAGGAAGAATGCACTGCCTGCGGGGAATGTGAACAGGTCTGTCCGGTGGAACTGCCCGCTGAGTTTAACCAGGGCCTGAACCGGCGCAAAGCTGTGCATAAAGCTTTTCCCCAGGCAGTGCCTAATAAATATTTGATCAGCAAGCGGGGGACCAGTCCCTGCCGTCTGGCCTGTCCAGCCGGAATCAATGTTCACGCCTATGTTGCCCTGGCGGCCCAGGGGCGCTGGCGGGAGGCCTGGGATATTATTCGTGAGGCTATTCCTTTTCCCATCATCTGCGGTACCGTCTGTCACCATCCCTGTGAACAGGTTTGCCAGCGGGGGCAGGTAGAGGAACCGGTGGCCATTAGTCGGATCAAACGCTTTATTGGGGTCAAGGTGCTGGAAGAACTCAGGGATGAAGATATACGTCCGGCTATCAGGCGGCAGGAACGAGTAGCGGTGGTGGGGTCTGGACCAGCAGGTCTTTCCTGTGCCTATCACCTGGCCCGACGGGGTTATCAGGTTACGGTTTTTGAGGCCTTGCCGGTAGCCGGAGGTATGATGCAGGTTGGTATCCCCGAATATCGCTTGCCCAAAGCTCTGGTGCAGAAGGAAATCGAGCTAGTTCAGCGTATGGGGGTAGAAATTCGGGTTAATAGTCCCATCGGTGGGGAAAGAACTATCACCAGTCTCCTGGAAAAAGAAGGATTCCAGGCGGTGTTTCTGGGCATCGGTGCCCATGAGCCTCAGACTCTGGGATTGCCCGGGGAAGAACTGGATGGTATCTATCACGGGGTCAGCTTTCTCCGCCAGGTAGCATTAGGGGAAAGACCTGCCCTGGGGCGCAAAGTGGCGGTGATCGGCGGCGGCAACACCGCTATGGATGCTGCTCGTACCGCCTTGCGCCTGGGGGCAGAAGAAGTGACTGTTATATACCGGCGCACGGAAGAGGAAATGACTGCTTTACCGGAAGAAGTGGTGGAAGCCCGGGAGGAAGGGGTGGAATTCCGTTTCCTGACTTCCCCATTAGCCTTCCTGGGTCAAGAGCGGGTTCAGGCGATTAAAATCCAGAAAAACCAGCTGGGGCCTCCTGGACCGGACGGGCGGCGGCAGCCCCGGGGTATTCCCGGTTCGGAGGAGGAACTGGCGGTAGATGCAGTGATTATCGCTGTCAGCCAGGCGCCGGAAAAATCCTTCCTGGGGGAACATCCCGGTCTTAAAACCCGGGGCCGTCTTATCGAAGTGGACCCTGTCACCCTGGCCACCAGTCTGCCTGGCGTTTTTGCCGGCGGCGATGCTGTGACTGGACCCAAAACTCTGGTGGAAGCCTGTGCTGCCGGCCGGGAAGCGGCGGAATCGATTGATCGTTACCTGAACGGCCTGGATCTCTACCAGGGCCGGGAGCGCCGCTTCCTGCCCGAAGCCCGCTGGACCCCGGAAGAGCTGGCCCGGGTGCAGCGGCAGCGCCGGGTAGCGGCCAGTAAATTGCATCCGCTGGAACGACGGCAGACCTTTGCGGAAGTGGTACAGCAATACAGTGAGGAACTGGCCGGCCAGGAGGCTGCCCGTTGCTTGAATTGTGGAGGCTGTTGTGAATGCCGTCTCTGTGAGAGCGCCTGTAAGAAACAGGCCATCGCCCATGACCAGCAGGCAGAAGAAAGGGAAATAGCCATTGGAGCGGTTTTGCTGGCTCCCGGTTTCAGTTTGTTTGATGCTCGCCGTTACGGGGAGCTGGGCTATGGGATTTACCCTGATGTGGTTACATCCCTGGAATTTGAACGCATTCTCAGTTCCACCGGACCCAGTCAGGGCCATTTGGTCAGGCCCAGTGACGGGCAGACTCCCCGTAAAATCGCTTTTATCCAGTGTGTAGGGTCCCGGGATGCCTGTCGGGGTAACTCCTGGTGTTCATCCATCTGCTGTATGTATTCGGTTAAGGAAGCCATCATTGCCCGTGAACATGACCCGGAAATCGAGCCCACCATTTTTTATCTGGACCTGAGGGCCTATGGCAAAAATTTTGACCGCTATGTCCAGTCGGCCCGGGAGCAGGGAGTGCGCTTTATTCGCTCTATGGTGGCAGGAGTAAAATATGACCCTGTAAGAAAAAAACTGCTGGTCCAGTTTAGCCGGGAGGGTCAGGCAGCAGAAGAGGAATTTGACCTGGTGGTGCTGGCCGTAGGGGTAGAGCCACCGGCAGGGGCAAAGGAACTGGCCCGGGCGGCCGGGATTGAGCTCAACCAGTACGGCTTTGCCTGGACCCCACCGGAAGACCCGGTGGCGACCAGCCGGTCCGGGGTTTTTGTGGCAGGAGCTTTCCAGGGACCGCGGGATATTCCTGAGACAGTAGCCAATGCCAGTGCTGCTGCAGCCAGAATCGCCGCTCTGCTGGCCCCGGGACGTCATACTCTGGTCCAGCCCAAAACCTATCCCCCGGAACGGGATGTTAGTCAGGAGGAAGCGCGCATCGGGGTGTTTATCTGCCGCTGTGGGATCAATATCGCTGCTGTGATAAATGTGCCCCGGGTGGTAGAGGCTGCTGCCCGTTTGCCAGGTGTGGTCTGGGCGGAGGAATTCCTATATTCCTGTTCCCAGGATTCTCTGAAGCAGATTATTAACCGCATCCATGAACACCAGCTGAACCGGATAGTAGTGGCTTCTTGTACGATCCGCACCCACCAGCCGCTGTTCCGGGAAGCACTAAAGGAAGCAGGTCTCAATCAGTTCCTGTTTGAAATGGCCAATATCCGCGATCAGTGTTCCTGGGTGCACCGGCTGGAACCGGAAGCGGCCACGGCCAAAGCCATTGACCTGGTGAAAATGGCTGTTGCCAAAGTGGCCCTGCATCGTCCTCTGCAACTGCATCCAGTACCAGTAGTGAATCAGGCTTTGATAATCGGGGGAGGACCGGCCGGAATGGCAGCCGCCTATAACCTGGCGGAAATGGGCTTTCCTGTTCACCTGGTAGAAAAAAAGGAGGAACTGGGTGGCCTGGCTGGTTACCCCGGGGATGAAAGCGTTATTGCTGACCTGAGGCAGCGGGTTCAGTCTCATGCCCTGATCAGTATCTATACCCGGTCGCATCTGACCGAGATCGGAGGCCATCAGGGCCATTTCCGCTCCCGCATTGAGACGCCTGCCGGACCGGTAGTGGTGGAACACGGAGCGGTGGTTGTGGCAACAGGATTGGAGGAAGCAGAACCTGATCCGGATTTGACGGCCAACCTGGGCGAGGGCTGGTTAAGCCTCAGGCAGGTGACCCAACTGCTGGAAAAAGAACCTGACTGGCAACCTGCTTTTGAGCGGATCAGCATTGTCCTCTGTGCCTCCCAGCCCTTAGGTCCGGTATCCTTCTGTTCTCGCACCTGTTGTCTGCAGGGGCTGCGGTTGGCCCGCAAGCTCAAAAGCCGCTGGCCCCGGCTGCAGGTTCACATCCATTTCCGGGAGATGCGCAGCTATGGTTTCCTGGAAGAAGAATACCGCCAGGCTCGCCAGGAAAAAATCCGCTTTTTCCGCTACGAAGAAAATTGGCCCCGGCTCAATCTCCGGCAGGAAGGGGTGGTGCTGGCAACAGGGGCCCGGCCCCCGGCGGATCTGGGTCAACTTGCTTCCTTGCTCAAGGTGCATCGCAATGAACAGGGTCTGCTGGTGGAAACCCATGCCAAGCTGGGCCCCCTGGATTTTCCTTCCGCTGGTTTTTATCTGGCTGGTGCGGCTCATGCGCCCAAACTGCTGGCAGAAGCCATTGCCCAGGGGGCGGGGGCGGCGGCCCGGGCAGCTACCATTCTTTCCCGCCGCCACTTGCTAGCTGGTGGAGTAGTGGCCTTTATGGCTAGACCTGAGCAGTGTGCAGCCTGCCTTACCTGTGTCCGGGTCTGTCCTTACGGGGTCCCGCACATCAATGCCGATATGGTGGCGGAAATCAATCCTGTCCAGTGCCATGGCTGTGGTACCTGTGTGGGTGAATGTCCCGGTCAGGCCCTGGAGCTGGCCCATTACCATCAGGATTATCTGGCGGCCAAAGTCAGGGCTCTGGCGTACACCAGCAAAGGGGGTAGGTAG
- a CDS encoding sigma-54-dependent Fis family transcriptional regulator codes for MVHLLSDHLYQAWLEFQRQGRAGINQEHLRPEIAESWRRSRQAGIKSELKKVPLVLGKEELFSRRREREELINLATPYLKSLYSFVQGSGFIVSLVDEEGYLLESVGDPETLRLARECRLVPGACLAEGVSGTNATGLALRLLRPIQVFAAEHYLEGLHPWTCSAAPIMGLAGQPLGAISMTGSFEKVHSHTLGMVVAATQAIEGQLKINRALERMTVLNRYQSAIMEAISEGLLALDEQGRVTRLNQAAARILRLNSEGAIGQKIDEILGEGNPVSRALTRAEEISEEEWQQESWRGQIHCTVSCRPIYNSQQRLVGMVVVVREIQKVRQLVSKMVGARARFSFNDLIGTNPAFLRTVELARQAARSNSTVLLLGESGTGKEVFAQAIHNAGPRASGPFIAINCAALPRELIGSELFGYAEGAFTGAKRGGNSGKFELADGGTVFLDEIGEMPLEMQAHLLRVLQERTVMRIGGQQVIPVDVRVIAATNKNLREEVEKGRFRLDLYYRLNVLTIQMVPLRQRPDDIMPLARFFLQQLTERLGKQIRGFHPRAEELLVRYSWPGNVRELENVIERAVNVAQGPWLTPAELGPEFLMEGKSLRLEPVNSKTMRRSLDEETILNTIKRCQGNLARAARELGVARSTLYRRLEQLGLLRDR; via the coding sequence ATGGTACATCTGCTCTCTGACCATTTGTATCAGGCCTGGCTGGAATTTCAGCGTCAGGGCCGGGCTGGAATAAACCAGGAGCACCTGAGGCCGGAAATAGCCGAGTCCTGGCGGCGTTCCCGCCAGGCCGGGATCAAATCGGAGCTAAAAAAAGTACCGCTGGTGCTGGGCAAGGAAGAATTGTTCAGCCGGCGGCGGGAAAGGGAAGAGTTAATCAATCTGGCTACTCCCTATTTAAAATCTCTCTACTCTTTTGTCCAGGGCTCCGGGTTTATCGTATCCCTGGTGGATGAAGAGGGCTATTTGCTGGAAAGCGTTGGGGACCCGGAAACCCTGCGTTTGGCTCGTGAATGTCGTCTCGTGCCTGGTGCCTGCCTGGCGGAAGGGGTGAGCGGCACCAATGCCACCGGGCTGGCTTTGCGCTTACTTCGGCCTATTCAGGTTTTTGCTGCCGAACACTATCTTGAGGGCCTGCATCCCTGGACCTGTTCTGCCGCTCCCATTATGGGCCTGGCTGGCCAACCTCTGGGCGCTATCAGCATGACGGGCAGTTTCGAAAAGGTGCACAGTCACACCCTGGGTATGGTGGTTGCAGCCACCCAGGCCATTGAGGGGCAGTTAAAAATCAATCGGGCGCTGGAGAGAATGACGGTGTTAAATCGTTATCAGAGCGCCATTATGGAGGCTATCTCAGAAGGATTACTGGCTCTGGATGAGCAAGGTCGGGTAACCCGTTTGAATCAGGCGGCGGCCCGAATTTTGCGGTTAAACAGCGAGGGGGCCATTGGGCAGAAAATAGACGAAATCCTGGGGGAAGGCAACCCTGTCAGCCGGGCCCTGACCCGGGCAGAGGAAATTTCCGAGGAGGAGTGGCAACAGGAAAGCTGGCGGGGGCAGATTCACTGTACTGTCTCCTGCCGGCCTATTTATAACAGCCAGCAACGGCTGGTGGGGATGGTAGTGGTGGTCAGGGAAATCCAGAAAGTAAGACAGCTGGTATCTAAAATGGTGGGAGCCCGGGCCCGCTTCAGTTTTAATGACCTGATCGGTACTAACCCGGCTTTTCTGCGGACAGTGGAGCTGGCTCGCCAGGCGGCCCGCAGCAATTCCACCGTGCTCTTGCTGGGGGAAAGCGGCACCGGCAAGGAGGTTTTTGCCCAGGCTATTCACAATGCCGGGCCGAGGGCCAGCGGACCGTTCATCGCTATCAACTGTGCCGCCCTGCCGCGGGAACTGATCGGTTCTGAGCTGTTCGGCTATGCGGAAGGAGCCTTCACCGGGGCCAAACGGGGTGGTAACTCCGGTAAATTCGAGCTGGCTGATGGCGGGACAGTATTTCTGGACGAAATCGGGGAAATGCCCCTGGAAATGCAGGCCCATTTGCTCAGAGTCTTGCAGGAACGGACAGTGATGCGTATTGGGGGCCAGCAGGTTATTCCGGTGGATGTACGGGTGATTGCGGCTACCAACAAGAATTTGCGGGAGGAAGTGGAAAAAGGGCGTTTTCGCCTTGACCTCTACTACCGTTTGAATGTCCTGACCATCCAGATGGTGCCCTTGCGCCAGCGCCCGGATGATATCATGCCTCTGGCTAGATTTTTCCTGCAACAGCTGACTGAGCGGCTGGGTAAGCAGATCAGGGGCTTTCATCCCCGGGCCGAAGAGCTGCTGGTGCGGTATTCCTGGCCGGGGAATGTGCGGGAGCTGGAAAATGTAATCGAACGGGCAGTCAATGTAGCGCAGGGGCCCTGGTTGACCCCGGCGGAGCTAGGACCGGAATTTCTCATGGAGGGCAAATCCCTTCGGCTGGAGCCGGTAAATAGCAAAACCATGCGGCGCTCCCTGGATGAAGAAACCATTCTCAATACCATCAAGCGCTGTCAGGGTAATCTGGCCCGGGCGGCCCGGGAACTGGGAGTAGCCCGCAGCACTTTGTATCGCAGACTGGAACAGCTGGGACTGTTGCGCGACAGATAA
- a CDS encoding CotS family spore coat protein — translation MKRIAEAYGWEKARFRRINDTVWKVRARQGEFALKRPTTSPERLAFITAALQYLKQKQFPWFAPLVLTGQGEAIWQEGGESWLATGWVQGRGCDFRRRQDCLQAARTLAALHQVAHGLTPPPGSRPKTMYWAWPEKYEERIEELQAFQKLLAMKGKLNSFERGFLQALPRGLQLARQALEVLNSSQYQVVASEAERAQAFIHRDVAARNFIIHPDGHAYLIDFDYCRQDLPAADVARLLQRAMKRQGWQREKAEAILAAYEEIRPLSAEEKTVIAAFLTFPQKFWRLANRYFYRKEGWNQEKYAAKLNKAVNYWEKVPEVCALLLAG, via the coding sequence ATGAAAAGAATAGCAGAGGCTTACGGTTGGGAAAAAGCCAGGTTTCGACGAATCAATGATACAGTCTGGAAAGTGCGGGCCCGGCAAGGGGAATTTGCTTTAAAACGACCTACTACCAGTCCGGAACGACTGGCGTTTATTACAGCTGCCCTTCAGTATTTAAAACAAAAGCAGTTTCCCTGGTTTGCTCCCCTGGTACTGACAGGGCAGGGCGAAGCAATCTGGCAGGAGGGGGGAGAGAGCTGGCTGGCCACGGGCTGGGTTCAAGGTAGGGGCTGTGATTTTCGCCGCCGGCAGGATTGCTTGCAGGCAGCCCGGACCCTGGCGGCTTTGCATCAGGTGGCTCATGGGCTGACACCACCGCCGGGCAGCCGGCCCAAAACCATGTACTGGGCCTGGCCGGAAAAATATGAGGAAAGGATTGAGGAGTTGCAGGCTTTTCAAAAACTGCTGGCCATGAAGGGAAAACTCAATTCCTTTGAACGGGGATTTTTGCAGGCTTTGCCCCGGGGTTTGCAACTGGCCAGGCAGGCTCTGGAAGTACTCAACAGCAGCCAGTACCAGGTGGTGGCTAGTGAAGCTGAAAGAGCTCAGGCTTTTATCCATCGGGATGTGGCGGCCCGTAATTTCATCATTCATCCGGATGGGCATGCTTATTTAATCGATTTCGATTATTGTCGCCAGGACTTACCAGCAGCCGATGTGGCCCGGTTGTTGCAACGGGCTATGAAGCGCCAGGGCTGGCAGAGGGAAAAGGCAGAAGCCATTCTGGCCGCTTATGAGGAGATACGCCCCCTGTCAGCTGAGGAAAAGACGGTGATCGCTGCTTTTCTCACTTTTCCCCAGAAATTCTGGCGCCTGGCCAATCGCTATTTTTACCGCAAAGAAGGCTGGAACCAGGAGAAATACGCCGCCAAACTAAATAAGGCTGTAAACTACTGGGAGAAGGTGCCTGAAGTATGTGCCTTGCTGCTGGCGGGATAA
- a CDS encoding PQQ-binding-like beta-propeller repeat protein, with product MRKLIFLLSLVLAWCWPGLARASETVAAAVYQGYLDPAADLTFAVITDSHVGFSTGLARTRLAVTELNQNPVALDFVIHMGDMTEKGLAWEINAYRQAVSPLKVPLYNALGNHDSRWSDQTKPVWARLFGQGGKSYYSFDYKGYHFIILDSAIPGATHGHIDGPQLSWLQADLARLAPGTPVLVFSHHPLAFSNRFIDNEDQVLGILQGYNVLAYFAGHGHSHLQWNRNGRPFFMVKAIVDGGYALVQIKEGKLTLWHKQIGFPWLKKLAEVSARETVNLQGAEVQAAATGISLRLSGEERPERIEARVDRSGNWQKLAPRPDGSWQLNWQITTPGQHLATVRLVFSGGQVYHLNQTFQVTGQPALLWQAEVKGSVQSAPLPWNKQLLVTSSDGQLTALDRFTGNRLWSYQVSPEGEALVGRAVLFPEGAMAVAVDGWAAAVNDEGQVLWQVKLPAGSLATPIWSGKYLICALATGQVVALAPENGGIVWNYKTGGGLRAQPVLAGNRLFVGSNDGYVYALAADSGKLLWKTLINSGFYYAPATAPMAVGYGLVYAVAPADKRQGGYSLFALDQLDGKLAWKAKLAGGYGAPLVQGQAVFVNAVSGRLYAYHPLTGKELWQFNSGKTIYDTRPVLVGGQLVWNTFYGGLIGIDAQNGRLSWQYKTGDAFMLAAPAAMGDVVYGADLEGQVLALKVPLTPTGAILQGKLPDWRIYLAEQERLKAEAQKKLAEQAKKKKKAKAKRKKKK from the coding sequence ATGCGAAAGTTAATATTCCTCTTGAGCCTGGTTCTGGCCTGGTGCTGGCCTGGGCTGGCCCGGGCTTCCGAAACTGTGGCTGCGGCAGTCTACCAGGGCTACCTGGATCCGGCTGCGGACTTAACCTTTGCTGTAATTACCGATTCCCATGTGGGTTTTAGTACAGGCCTGGCCCGAACCAGGCTGGCAGTAACTGAACTCAACCAGAATCCTGTGGCCCTGGATTTTGTCATTCACATGGGTGATATGACGGAAAAAGGACTGGCCTGGGAAATCAATGCTTATCGCCAGGCGGTCAGCCCTCTAAAGGTGCCTTTGTACAACGCCCTGGGCAACCATGACAGCCGCTGGAGTGATCAAACCAAACCCGTTTGGGCCCGGCTGTTCGGGCAGGGAGGCAAAAGCTATTATTCCTTTGATTATAAGGGCTACCATTTTATTATCCTGGATTCAGCTATCCCTGGTGCTACCCATGGCCATATCGATGGACCCCAGCTCAGCTGGTTGCAAGCTGACCTGGCCCGGCTGGCTCCTGGTACGCCGGTGCTGGTTTTCAGCCATCATCCGCTGGCTTTTAGTAACCGCTTTATCGATAATGAGGATCAGGTACTGGGAATACTGCAAGGCTATAATGTTCTGGCCTATTTTGCCGGACATGGCCACAGCCACCTGCAGTGGAACCGCAATGGTCGTCCCTTTTTTATGGTGAAAGCCATTGTGGATGGTGGCTATGCCCTGGTTCAAATCAAAGAGGGGAAATTGACCCTCTGGCATAAGCAGATCGGTTTCCCCTGGCTGAAAAAGCTGGCGGAAGTTTCAGCTCGCGAAACTGTTAACCTGCAAGGAGCGGAAGTGCAGGCTGCGGCTACGGGAATCAGCCTGCGCTTATCCGGGGAAGAACGTCCTGAGCGTATTGAAGCCCGGGTAGACCGGTCTGGCAACTGGCAGAAACTCGCTCCCCGGCCTGATGGCAGCTGGCAGCTGAACTGGCAGATTACTACCCCTGGTCAGCATCTGGCTACAGTTCGCCTGGTTTTTTCCGGCGGCCAGGTCTACCATCTCAATCAAACCTTCCAGGTTACCGGTCAACCGGCTCTGCTCTGGCAGGCTGAAGTAAAGGGCAGTGTCCAGTCTGCTCCACTGCCCTGGAACAAACAACTGCTGGTTACTTCCAGTGATGGGCAACTGACGGCTCTGGACCGCTTCACCGGTAACCGTCTCTGGTCATACCAGGTGAGCCCGGAAGGGGAGGCTCTGGTGGGAAGAGCAGTGCTTTTCCCTGAGGGAGCCATGGCTGTGGCAGTGGATGGCTGGGCTGCCGCTGTTAATGACGAAGGCCAGGTGCTCTGGCAGGTTAAGTTACCGGCGGGTTCCCTGGCTACACCGATATGGAGCGGCAAGTACCTGATCTGTGCCCTGGCTACCGGGCAGGTAGTGGCACTGGCTCCTGAAAATGGTGGGATTGTCTGGAACTATAAAACCGGCGGGGGTCTACGGGCCCAGCCGGTGCTGGCTGGTAACCGTCTTTTTGTAGGTAGTAACGATGGTTACGTATATGCCCTGGCGGCCGATAGCGGCAAGCTTCTCTGGAAGACCCTGATCAACAGCGGATTTTATTATGCTCCGGCTACCGCACCGATGGCGGTAGGGTATGGGCTGGTCTATGCCGTTGCCCCTGCGGACAAACGCCAGGGCGGCTATTCCCTCTTTGCTCTGGACCAGCTGGACGGCAAACTGGCCTGGAAGGCCAAACTGGCAGGAGGCTATGGTGCACCGCTGGTACAGGGACAGGCGGTATTTGTTAATGCTGTCAGTGGCCGCTTGTATGCTTATCATCCTCTGACCGGCAAGGAATTATGGCAATTTAATAGCGGCAAGACCATCTATGATACCCGACCCGTTCTGGTGGGTGGTCAGCTGGTCTGGAACACCTTCTATGGTGGCTTAATTGGGATCGATGCTCAGAATGGCCGCCTCAGCTGGCAGTACAAGACAGGGGATGCCTTTATGCTGGCGGCACCGGCAGCAATGGGGGATGTAGTCTATGGGGCAGACCTTGAGGGCCAGGTCCTGGCCCTCAAGGTACCTCTCACGCCGACGGGAGCTATTCTGCAGGGGAAACTGCCAGACTGGCGGATATACCTGGCCGAGCAGGAACGGCTCAAGGCCGAGGCCCAGAAAAAACTGGCTGAACAGGCGAAAAAGAAGAAAAAGGCGAAAGCAAAAAGAAAAAAGAAAAAATAA
- a CDS encoding 4Fe-4S dicluster domain-containing protein — MLPVDGCYQCQKCTAGCPVAPWTDIGPARLVELLLLGREGEALQSNRLWLCLHCGTCAARCPNGIDAGEVTASLKQKAWLQKMVTPSPLPAFYQSFLASVARWGRVYELGMILGYKWRTGRWLADLALGWQLLRQGNLRLLPQPIQGRSEVAALLQREGRA; from the coding sequence ATGTTGCCAGTTGATGGCTGTTACCAGTGTCAGAAGTGTACCGCCGGGTGTCCGGTAGCTCCCTGGACGGACATCGGACCTGCCCGGCTGGTGGAACTGTTGTTGCTGGGACGAGAAGGAGAGGCCCTACAGTCCAATCGCCTCTGGCTGTGTTTGCACTGCGGTACCTGTGCTGCCCGCTGTCCAAACGGAATCGATGCGGGGGAAGTTACCGCTAGTTTGAAACAGAAAGCCTGGCTGCAGAAAATGGTAACCCCATCCCCGTTGCCGGCTTTTTACCAGAGTTTTCTAGCCAGTGTGGCCCGCTGGGGCCGGGTCTATGAACTGGGTATGATACTGGGGTATAAATGGCGGACCGGCCGCTGGCTGGCGGACCTGGCTCTGGGCTGGCAGTTGCTAAGGCAGGGCAATTTACGTCTTCTGCCCCAGCCCATTCAGGGGCGATCTGAGGTAGCGGCTTTGCTGCAGCGGGAAGGGAGGGCATAG